The sequence GTTACCTACTGTCCGGTTGTGTGAGTTGCGCGTCAAACCGCCGGCGTCGAACGCCGAATCGCGTGCGACGGGCTCCCGCACCCTTATGTCCGCCAACCGCAAATGCCCAGCTATGAGCGACCTCTCTCTGGACGCGACGCAGTTGGACCGCTACTCGCGGCACATCATCATGGACGAGGTGGGTCCCGAGGGGCAGAAGAAACTGCTCGACGGGCGCGCGCTCGTCGTCGGCGCGGGCGGCCTCGGCGCGCCGGTCATCCAGTATCTCGCCGCCGCGGGCGTCGGCCACCTCGGCGTCGCCGACGACGACGTGGTCGAGCGGTCGAACCTCCAGCGGCAGGTCATCCACGCCGACGCCGACGTGGGCGTGCCGAAAGTCGAGAGCGCCGCGAACTTCGTCGAGCGCCTCAACCCCGATGTGACCGTCGAACGGCACCACCTGCGCGTCGGCCCCGACAACGTCGAGGGGCTCGTCGCCGACTACGACGTGGTGGTCGACGCCTCCGACAACTTCCGGACGCGGTATCTCGTCAACGACGCCTGCCGCCTCGCCGGGATTCCGGTCGCCCACGGCGCCATCTACAAGTTCGAGGGACAGGCGACGACGCTCGTCCCCGGCGGCCCCTGCTACCGCTGTCTGTTCCCCGAAGCGCCCGAACCCGGCACCGTCCCCGACTGCGCGACGACGGGCGTCCTCGGCGTGCTCCCTGGAACGCTCGGCTGCATCCAGGCGACCGAGGCCGTCAAACTCCTCATCGACGCGGGCGAACCGCTCGCGGGGAGACTGCTGTTCTACGACGCGATGGAGATGAGCTTCGAGACGGTTCCCTACCGTCAGAACCCCGACTGTCCGGTCTGCGGCGACGACCCCATCGCCTCCGTCGACGAGGTGGAGTACACCGGCGGCTGTGCGGTGCAGGCGGACTGAGCGCTCTGTTTCCCTCGCGTCACCCGAACCCGAGCAGCCAGCGGACCGCCTCCGACCCAACGAGCAAGCCGCCTTCCGGACGAGTGAGTCGTCGTCCCGTCCAGAGCGCAATCGCCAACAGCGCCGTCAGCCCCGCGAGCCACAGCGCCCCGTCGAACGCGGCGGCGCTGGACGCGAGCGGTTGAATCGTCGCCGCGAGACCGAGGACGACGAGGACGTTCAGGAGGTTGCTCCCGAGGACGTTGCCGACGGAGACGCCGCTTCGACCGCGGGTGAGCGCGACGACCGAGACGGCGAGTTCCGGCGTCGACGTACCGACGGCGACCACCGTCGCGCCGATGACGTAGTCGGAGACGCCCGCGAACTGCGCGAGCGTGACCGCCGCGTCGACGAGCACCTGTCCGGCGACGACGACGAGGACGAGACCCCCGACGAGACGGAGCGCGTCGAAGCGTTTCGGCGGGTCCGCGTCGAGGCGTTCGGACCCCGTGCTGTCGGCGTAGCGCACCAGTATCACGACGTAGGCGACGTACGCCGCGAGCAGGCCCAGACCCTCGAGGCGGGAGACGGCACCGTCGAGGAGAACGAGCAGCAGCAGGGCGGTCGCACCCGAGACCGCCAGCACGTCGCGGTGGAGCACCCGCTGCGAGACGCGAATCAGCCGGACCAGCGAGACGAGACCGAGCACGACGGCGATGTTGTAGATGTTGCTGCCGACGACGTTGCCGACGGCGAGCACCGACCGCCCGGCGAGCGACGCCTCGACGGTGACGGCGATCTCGGGCAGCGAGGTGCCGACGGCGACGACGGTCAGACCGACGACGGTCGCAGAGACGCCGAAGCGGCGCGCGAGTCGGATGGCCGCCTCGACGAACTGCTCGGCACCGACCCAGAGCACGGCGACGGCGACGACGAACAGGACGAGCGACGTGAGGACAGTCGCGTTCACGTCGGAGAGATGTGTCGACGACGGTATAAGCCTGTCACAGAATCGAACGCAGCCAGCGTACGACCTCCGACCCGACGAACAGCCCGCCCTCCAGCCGGGAGAGGCGGTGACCGCTCCACAGCGCCGCGACGAGCAGCGTCGACAGGCCGAACGACCACAGCGCGCCGTCGAACGCGGCTGGCCCGACCGACAGCGGCGCGACTGTCGCCGCGAGACCGAGCACGAAGAGGACGTTGAAGATGTTGCTCCCGAGGACGTTGCCGACGGAGACGCCGCTGCTCCCGCGCGTCAGCGCGACGACCGAGACGGCGAACTCCGGCGTCGACGTGCCGGCGGCGACGACGGTCGCGCCGATGACCCACTCGGAGACGCCGACGACGCGGGCGAGCGCCGTCGCCGAATCGATGAGAAACTGCCCGGCGACGACGACGAGGGCGAGACCGCCGACGAGTTCGAGCGCCTCGCGCGCACCGAAGTCGCTGCCGGCCGTGGCCCCCGCGGCCTCGCTGCCGTCGACCCCGGGCCCGTCGGGAGTAAGGCGGAACAGCGCGAAGAGGTACCCGCCGAACAGCGCGAGCAGGACGAGACCTTCGAGTCGGGTGACGATGCCGTCGAAGAGCACGGCGAGGGCGAGGGCCGCCGAGGCCAGCACCGCGAGGCCGTCGCGGCGAACCAGTCCGCGCGAGACGGGGACCCAGCGGACCAACGCGACGATACCGAGGATGACGGCGACGTTGAAGATGTTGCTGCCGATGACGTTGCCGACGGCGATGTCGGGACTCGACTCGAGCGCGGCCTCCAACGAGACGGCGATTTCGGGCGAGGACGTCCCGACGGCGACGACGGTGAGGCCGATGGTGAGTTCCGACAGGCCGAACCGCCGGGCCGCGTGGACGGCCGAATCGACGAACATGCGTGCTCCTATCCAGAGGACGGCGATACTGACGGCGATGACGGCGACGTCGACGGCGATACTCGTCACACGCTGACTACGGAGGCCCTCGGAATAAATCACGGTCCGGACACCGCCGACCTCCCGTCGGGTCGCCGCACGAACTATCACCCTCGCGGCCGACCGTCGAGTATGCCGACCGAACCGCTCTCGGGCGTGTACGACATCACCGTGATGGAGGGAACCGACCGCCGACTGCGCGCGTATCTCTTCGACGGCGAGACGCCGACGCTCGTCGACACCGGTCTGGAGGCGACGACCGACCGCCTGTTTTCGGGCCTCGACGACCTCGGCGTCGAACCCGAGCGCGTGGTCGTCACCCACGGCGACGGCGACCACGTCGGCGGCCTCCCGGCCGTCGTCGACCGGTTCGACCCCGAGGTGTTCGTCCCCGAGCAGACCGACCTCTCGGGAGTCGACGGCGTCGAAGAGAGGAACGTGACCCGTTACGGCGACCAGGACGAGGTCGGGCCGTTCGAGGCGGTCCACGTGCCGGGTCACGAACCGGACAACCACGCGCTCGTCGACGTCGACCGCGGCGTCGTCGTCGCCGGCGACGCCGTCTCGGGCGCGGACCAGCGCGGCCTCCCCGAGGGGTACCTGATTCTGCCGCCCGCAGTGTTCTCCGACGACCTCAACGAGGCCGAGGAGAACCTCGAACGCCTGCTGGCGTTCGAGTTCGACGCCGTGCTCGTCTTCCACGGGTCGTCGGTGCTGGAGGGTGGCAAGGAGAAACTGGACCGGTTCGTGAACTTCCCCGGTAAGCCGTCGTAGCGAGTCGCGTCGCCGTTCTCGACGCCGAGCGGGACGCACGCGAAAACCCCGTGACGGTTGTCTCGGGTTCCGACACGGGTTTACAGCGTCGCCGAGACGCTCGGCCATGAGTCTGGAGTCGCTTCTGAACGGCCTCCCGTTCGTCGAGCATCTCGGCATCGAGATCGAGGCCATAGAGGAGGGCTACGCCAGGGGTCGCGTCGAACTGACGCCCGAACTCTCGTCGGTCCCGGGTCGGAAAATCGCCCACGGCGGCGTCGCGTACTCGTTGGCCGACACCGTCGGCGGTGCGTCCGTGATGTCGCTGCACTACGCGCCGACGCCGACCATCGACATGCGAATCGACTATCTCGCACCCGGACAGAACGACCTCGTCGCCGAGGCCGAGGTCGTGAGAGACGGCAACAGCGTCGCCGTCGCCGAAATCGAGATACGCGACGTGGAGGGTACCCACGTCGCGGACGCGCGCGGGGTGTTCAAAACCGGCGGCGGCGAGGGTGAGACGGCGTGGGGGCCGGGGTCGCCGGAGTCGACGAACGGAGGAACCGAGTGAGAGGGTCGGTCAGGCGCCTTCGACGAGTCGCTTCAGTTGTTCGGGTGGCACCGCGCCGCGGGCACCGTAGCCGTCGTAGGCGAACGTCGGCACGCCGGTGACGCCCTGCTGCCGGGCTTCGGTGAACTTTCCGCGGAGTTCCTCGCGGAGCGCGTCGTCGTCGAGCGCCGACCGAATCTCGTCGGGGGCGATTCCGACGTTTTCGGCGAGGTCGGTGAGTACGTCCGGGTCGCCGATGTCGCGCGTGTCGTGCCACAGCGCCGCGAAGATGGCCTCGTCGAACTCGAGCCACGTCCCGTGGTCGTAGTGCTGCTCGACGTAGTAAGAGGCGACTTGCGCGGGTAACGAGTCGACCTCCCGAGCGATGTCGAGCGACATCTCGTCGGCGTCGTATCGCTCCTTGAGTCGCCGGACGTTCTGTTTTGCCTGTTCGAAGTACTCGTCGTCCTTCCCGTCGTCGACGCCGTGGTCTATCTCGCCGTCGGGACCGCGTTTCTGACTGCGGAGGTCGAACGGGTGCCAGTCGATTTCCAGCTCCTCCGCCCTGCTCTCCTGGTATCGGTCGAAGGAGCGTCGGCCCAGGTAGCAGAACGGGCAGACGTAGTCGGAGTAGATGGTCACCGTCTCGGCGTCGGCGCTGTCGTTCATGGTGTTGCGTGTTCGAGCGGGGGCCAGAAGAAGCCGACTCGGGTGTGAGCGGCCGACGCACCAGCGCCGAAGCCGACGGGCGACCGGAGTCGACGAACGGCCGGAGTCGGCGGGCGGTGCGACCGTCTCAGCGGCGGAACTTCGTCCGCTCTTCGAGTTGCGTCTCGAACCACTGCCACTCGCGGGAGAACTGCCCGCTCTCGCGGAGGTTCCACACGTCGGCGTCGGTGACGATGGGACCGAGGCGGTACGACTGCACCAGGTTGGTGAGCCAGATGAGCGCCCCGATGCCGATGATAACCGCACCGAACGTCGACACCTGTTGGAGCGCCTCGAACACGCCCGGGTACGACGCCGACCGGCGGGGGAGGCCGCCGTAGCCGATGAGGATCATCGGCATGAACGCGACGAACACGCCGACGATGCTGAGGTAGCCGTGGATGCGGCCGAGTCGACGGTTGAACATTCGTCCCGTGAGAAGCGGGAACCAGTAGTAGCTGGCGGCGAACGCGGCGAAGGTGATGACGCCCATCACGATGAAGTGGAAGTGGCCGACGACGTAGTACGTGTCGTGCAGCACCAAGTCGACGGGGATGGACGCGAGGAACACGCCCGTTACCCCGCCGACGATGAACGTCATGATACCGCCGACGCAGAAGATCTGCGGCGTGGCCCAACGGACGTTACCGCCCCACAGCGTCGCCATCCAGTTGAACGTCTTGACGGCGCTGGGGATAGCGATGGCGAGCGAGACGGCCATGAACGAGGCGCGGAGTCGCGGGTCCATGCCGGTCGAGAACATGTGGTGCGCCCAGACGCCGAACGAGAGCACGCCGATGGCGAGCGTCGAGTAGACGATGAACTTGAATCCGAACAGCTTCCGTCCGGCGAACTTCGGGAGGATGAGACTCACGAGACCGAACGCCGGCAAGACGAGGATGTACACCTCGGGATGACCGAAGAACCAGAAGAGGTGCTGCCAGAGGATGGGGCCGCCGCCGTCGACGGCGAAGAACGTCGTCCCGAAGTTACGGTCGGCGATGAGCATCAGGAGCGCGCTCCCGAGCACGGGGAACGCGAACAGGACGATGCCGCTCGTCGTCAGCAGCGTCCACGAGAAGATGTCGAGGTTTGCCCACGTGACTCCCTCGTCGCGTTCGGTGAAGATGGTGACGATGATGTTGATAGAGGCCATGATGGTCGCCAGGCCGCTCAGATGCAACCCGAGAAGTACGAGGTCGACCTGCGGGTTCGTGACGATGATCGACCGCGGGGCGTACAGCGTCCACCCGATCGTCGGCGGCCGCAGCGAGAACAGCAGTTCCCAGTGGACGCCGACGGACGCGAGCATCTTCCCCATGACCTCCGTGATGAGTCCGCCGCGGACCAGGAAGAACGCCGGCGGCAGTAGCCAGAAGGCGATAGCGTTGATGCGCGGGAACGACATGTCGTCCGCGCCGACGAGAATCGGGATGAAGTAGTTCGCGAGACCCGTGAACGCGGGCGTCACGAAGAAAAACAGCATCGTCAGCCCGTGGGTCGTAAAGAGCGCGTTGTACGTCTCGGCGCTCCAGACGTCGGTCCCGGCGGTGAACAGCTCGGTGCGGATCATCATCGCGTCCGTCGCGCCCCACAGCGCGGCGCCGGTGGCGAAGACGACGTAGAGAACGCCGATATCCTTGTGGTCGACGGTGGTCAGCCACCGGAAGAGACCGGTCGGTTTCTCGGACTCGAAACCCAGTCCCGAGAGGTAGCCACCGTCGGCGGCGACGCTTCGCAACTGCCAGTTCTGTCTGTAGCCGGCGTATATCGCCAACCCGAGCAGCACCCAGGTGGCGACCAGCAGGCCAGGTATCTCTGTGAGCACACTAATCACGTCCATCGACAGGGTCGAGGACCACGCGCTCAACTTAGGATTGTATCCAGATATAGATACGGTGGCGTTCTACGATCGTACCCGAATACAGAGACGGTGGCGTCCGCAGCACTCGGCGGATTCGGTCCCGTCTGCGAGGTCGAGTTGCACTCACTGCGAAACGTCGGTCGGGTCGTACCGGTCGGCTTCCACGGGGCTTTCGCTCGTCAGGCGGCCGTACACCGCCCCGAGCAGGAAACCGTAGCAGAGGTGCGCCAAGAGCGTGAAGATGACGTAGATGGCGAGCAGGCCGCCCGAGAGGTCGCCGCGCCCGGTGAGGACGAACACGACCCACAGCGCGACGGCGAGCACCATCCCGCGCGTCGCCGGGTCCGGACCGCCGGGGATGTACTGCTCCAGCGCCATGAACGCCAGCGGCCAGGCGAAGACGCCCGCGAGGAGGAACAGCAGAAAGCCCAGGGTGACGTTTCCGGGCATGCCGGCGAAGCGAGCGACGGCCTCGAAGATGGCGAGATTCGAACGTGTCTCTACCTCCAGAAACAGCAGTAACAACGTCATCACGGCGATTCCGGTGACACCACCGGCGACGGCGCTGAGTGGACGGTTCATGGTGGACGGTAGTTCGTGACACTCGGTTAAAAGCCTCGCCCGTCGGCGCGTCGACGGGCAGCCGAGGCGCGTCGGCGGAGCAGTGAGTCGAATCGGCGGAGCGGTGAACCGACCGCGGGGTCGCCCGTGCAGCGACGGGGCAGTGAGCCGACGCGCCGGCCGGAGACAAAAGACAAAACCGCTTCCGAACGCATCCTCCGGTGTCGCGGTGCCGGACCGAGGGTAGGGGCTTTCGGTCGGCAACCGCGACTTCTCTCGCGGCCGGCATCGGGAGAACCCGCAGCGTTTTAGCCGCGCACTGCCCGAGAAAACGTATGACCGCACAGGGAATCGTCGGGGAGTTCCTCTCTCTCAAGGACCAGACGGACGCCGACCTGTTGGCGATGCAGTGCGGCGATTTCTACGAGTTCTTCGCCGACGACGCGGAGTTCGTCGGCGAGGAACTCGACCTGAAAGTGTCGCAGAAGTCCTCGCACGGGTCGTCGTACCCGATGGCCGGCGTGCCGTTGAACGACCTCACGCCGTACCTGAAGGTACTGGTCGAGCGCGGCTACCGGGTCGCCGTCGCCGACCAGTACGAGACCGAGAACGGCCACGCCCGCGAAATCACGCGCGTCGTCACGCCGGGGACGCTGCTGGAGACGACCGACGCCGACGCGAAGTACATCGCCGCCGTCGTCCGCGGCGGCGGCGACGACGGATTCGGCCTCGCGTTCGCCGACGCCACCACCGGCCGGTTTCTCGTCACCGACACCGACGACGAGGCCGACGCGCACGCCGAACTCTACCGGTTCGCGCCGGTCGAGATTCTCCCCGGCCCCGAGATTCGCAACGACGACGGGTTCCTGAGTCGACTCCGCGAAGCGAGCGACGCGTCGCTGTCGCTGCACGACACAGAGAGTTTCGCACCCGGCCGGGCGAGACACGCCCTCCGCGAGCAGTTCGGCCGCGAGGCGCTCGACAGCGTCGGTCTCGACGGAGACCGCGCGATTCGCGCCGCGGGCGCGGTGCTGTCGTACGTCGAGGAGACGGGCGTCGGCGTCGCCCAGTCGATGACGCGCCTGCAGGCGTACCGCGTCGCCGACCACCTCGAACTCGACGCGACGACGCAGCGGAATCTGGAACTCACCGAGACGATGCACGGCGACCGCTCGGGGTCGCTTCTCGACACCGTCGACCACACGGTGACGAGTCCCGGCGGCCGCCTCCTGAAGGAGTGGCTCACACGCCCCCGACGCTCGCGGGCCGACATCGAACGCCGCCTCGACAGCGTCGAAGCGCTCGCGTCGGCGGCGCTCGACAGAGAGCGTGTCCGCGACACCCTCGACGGCGCGTACGACCTCGAACGGTTGACGAGTCGCACTGCCTCGGGTAGCGCGGGTGCGCACGATTTGCTGTCGGTTCGGGACACGCTCGCGGTGCTTCCGGCGCTCCGGGAGGCGACCGAGGGGCGACTCGCC is a genomic window of Haloprofundus halophilus containing:
- a CDS encoding calcium/sodium antiporter — translated: MTSIAVDVAVIAVSIAVLWIGARMFVDSAVHAARRFGLSELTIGLTVVAVGTSSPEIAVSLEAALESSPDIAVGNVIGSNIFNVAVILGIVALVRWVPVSRGLVRRDGLAVLASAALALAVLFDGIVTRLEGLVLLALFGGYLFALFRLTPDGPGVDGSEAAGATAGSDFGAREALELVGGLALVVVAGQFLIDSATALARVVGVSEWVIGATVVAAGTSTPEFAVSVVALTRGSSGVSVGNVLGSNIFNVLFVLGLAATVAPLSVGPAAFDGALWSFGLSTLLVAALWSGHRLSRLEGGLFVGSEVVRWLRSIL
- a CDS encoding DsbA family oxidoreductase, whose amino-acid sequence is MNDSADAETVTIYSDYVCPFCYLGRRSFDRYQESRAEELEIDWHPFDLRSQKRGPDGEIDHGVDDGKDDEYFEQAKQNVRRLKERYDADEMSLDIAREVDSLPAQVASYYVEQHYDHGTWLEFDEAIFAALWHDTRDIGDPDVLTDLAENVGIAPDEIRSALDDDALREELRGKFTEARQQGVTGVPTFAYDGYGARGAVPPEQLKRLVEGA
- a CDS encoding PaaI family thioesterase gives rise to the protein MSLESLLNGLPFVEHLGIEIEAIEEGYARGRVELTPELSSVPGRKIAHGGVAYSLADTVGGASVMSLHYAPTPTIDMRIDYLAPGQNDLVAEAEVVRDGNSVAVAEIEIRDVEGTHVADARGVFKTGGGEGETAWGPGSPESTNGGTE
- a CDS encoding DUF6789 family protein, with the translated sequence MNRPLSAVAGGVTGIAVMTLLLLFLEVETRSNLAIFEAVARFAGMPGNVTLGFLLFLLAGVFAWPLAFMALEQYIPGGPDPATRGMVLAVALWVVFVLTGRGDLSGGLLAIYVIFTLLAHLCYGFLLGAVYGRLTSESPVEADRYDPTDVSQ
- the ubaA gene encoding SAMP-activating enzyme E1, which encodes MSDLSLDATQLDRYSRHIIMDEVGPEGQKKLLDGRALVVGAGGLGAPVIQYLAAAGVGHLGVADDDVVERSNLQRQVIHADADVGVPKVESAANFVERLNPDVTVERHHLRVGPDNVEGLVADYDVVVDASDNFRTRYLVNDACRLAGIPVAHGAIYKFEGQATTLVPGGPCYRCLFPEAPEPGTVPDCATTGVLGVLPGTLGCIQATEAVKLLIDAGEPLAGRLLFYDAMEMSFETVPYRQNPDCPVCGDDPIASVDEVEYTGGCAVQAD
- a CDS encoding MBL fold metallo-hydrolase, giving the protein MPTEPLSGVYDITVMEGTDRRLRAYLFDGETPTLVDTGLEATTDRLFSGLDDLGVEPERVVVTHGDGDHVGGLPAVVDRFDPEVFVPEQTDLSGVDGVEERNVTRYGDQDEVGPFEAVHVPGHEPDNHALVDVDRGVVVAGDAVSGADQRGLPEGYLILPPAVFSDDLNEAEENLERLLAFEFDAVLVFHGSSVLEGGKEKLDRFVNFPGKPS
- a CDS encoding calcium/sodium antiporter produces the protein MNATVLTSLVLFVVAVAVLWVGAEQFVEAAIRLARRFGVSATVVGLTVVAVGTSLPEIAVTVEASLAGRSVLAVGNVVGSNIYNIAVVLGLVSLVRLIRVSQRVLHRDVLAVSGATALLLLVLLDGAVSRLEGLGLLAAYVAYVVILVRYADSTGSERLDADPPKRFDALRLVGGLVLVVVAGQVLVDAAVTLAQFAGVSDYVIGATVVAVGTSTPELAVSVVALTRGRSGVSVGNVLGSNLLNVLVVLGLAATIQPLASSAAAFDGALWLAGLTALLAIALWTGRRLTRPEGGLLVGSEAVRWLLGFG
- a CDS encoding cbb3-type cytochrome c oxidase subunit I, with amino-acid sequence MDVISVLTEIPGLLVATWVLLGLAIYAGYRQNWQLRSVAADGGYLSGLGFESEKPTGLFRWLTTVDHKDIGVLYVVFATGAALWGATDAMMIRTELFTAGTDVWSAETYNALFTTHGLTMLFFFVTPAFTGLANYFIPILVGADDMSFPRINAIAFWLLPPAFFLVRGGLITEVMGKMLASVGVHWELLFSLRPPTIGWTLYAPRSIIVTNPQVDLVLLGLHLSGLATIMASINIIVTIFTERDEGVTWANLDIFSWTLLTTSGIVLFAFPVLGSALLMLIADRNFGTTFFAVDGGGPILWQHLFWFFGHPEVYILVLPAFGLVSLILPKFAGRKLFGFKFIVYSTLAIGVLSFGVWAHHMFSTGMDPRLRASFMAVSLAIAIPSAVKTFNWMATLWGGNVRWATPQIFCVGGIMTFIVGGVTGVFLASIPVDLVLHDTYYVVGHFHFIVMGVITFAAFAASYYWFPLLTGRMFNRRLGRIHGYLSIVGVFVAFMPMILIGYGGLPRRSASYPGVFEALQQVSTFGAVIIGIGALIWLTNLVQSYRLGPIVTDADVWNLRESGQFSREWQWFETQLEERTKFRR